In Alkalihalobacillus sp. AL-G, the genomic stretch AACTTGATAATACACACACTGATTATGGCAACTATCAATAACTGCATAAAAAATATTTTCATTAACCCGTTCCTTTCTTACAATTTCCTATTATATCGGAATGGAAGTTATTTAACTAAATAGGTAATCTATCCCTTTTTAAAATGAATACCCTTTACTCAATCAGGGCACTTTTTGGAGGAATTTAACAACTTATGTAGAATTATATACTTTGACCGATTTATATAGACATATGGAGGTATGAACTTGAATAATACATCGAAAGTAAAATATTTATCGTCTACTAATCTTGCAAAAGAGATGAATATAAGTACTAAAGAAATTTTTGAAAGATTACTAAGAAGTAATTGGATTGATAGAGTTAGTGAACAATGGGTGCTTACTGAAAAGGGTAGAGAAAAAGGTGGACTATTAAAATCAAGAGGGGGTCGCCAATGGATTGGGTGGCCGTCATCTGTTATCGATGAGTTAGAACTTAAAGAAAACAACATTAATGAAAAGTTTTTATCAACTACTAAATTGGCTGAGGAGTTTGATGTATCGAGATTTAGAATTAATCCAATACTTTCAGAATTAGGTTGGATTGAAAAAGATAGAAAAGGTTGGATCACAACAAAATTAGGTGAGAGCTTTGGAGGTAAACAACTTGAACATAATAAAACGGGTGTACCTTATGTCAAGTGGCCGGAGACTATCCTAGAAAATAAACGTCTTGTGGAAACTATTGAGGAAATCAAAGAAGGTAGCTCTGAAGACAAAATACAATCCAATGAAGAAGCGGGTTTTAGAGAAAAGTTTATTGCAAAACATAGAGCTGCTGATGGTCATTTTGTAAGATCTAAAGCGGAAATGCTTATTGATAATTGGCTATATATGTCAGAAATAGCTCATGCTTATGAAAGAAGATTACCAATTGAAGAAGAAGTATACTCTGATTTTTATTTGCCTGTAGGTAAAGTTTATATTGAATATTGGGGATATGAAAATGATCCAAAATACATACAACGTAAAAAAACTAAGTTAGAAATATACCAAAAATACGAATTTAACTTAATAGAGCTTAATGATAAGGATATTCAAAATCTAGATGATGTACTGCCGAAGAAATTATTGAAGTTCGGAATACAAAGTTATTAATTGATAATATGAAGTGATGTTGAAAAAGGCACTTTTGATGCTATAACATCAATACCCATCACTACAGAGTCAGGGTGTAAAGAAGCTTCGACAACGTGAGGGCAGAGGAGACTTAGATCCCTCTGCCCTTTTAACATAGGTTGAGATATGAAATACACCCCCTTTTTAAGTTGATAATCTCTTCAACATAAAACTTCTAATATCCAGAATATTACGATAGATGTTAAAATAGATAATGTAAGCGATTACTAAAACGAGGGGAGTAACAAACAACATGATACGAGTTTCTTTGCAAACAAAGATTTTAACATTGATTACTTCCTTAATATTGTTTGTTACTATTATTTTCACAGGAATTATAGCATATATAGAAACTCAACAAACGGAAAAAAACATGGGACAGCGTGCATTGCAAGTAGCAACGACGATCTCTTTTATGCCCACCATTAAGAATGCATTTGCATTAGAAGAACCATCGAGCGTCATCCAACCATTTGCAGAAGAAATTCGAAAAAGGACAGGGGCAGAGTTTGTCGTGGTCGGTAACGCAGATGGTATGAGATATTCTCACCCTGATGCGTGGAAAATTGGCAGGCACATGGTTGGTGGGGATAATGGCAGAGCCTTAATTGATGGGGAATATTACACGTCAAAAGCTGTTGGGAGTCTTGGACCGTCACTTCGTGGGAAAGCACCCATTTTCAATGAACAAGGAGAGATCATCGGTCTCGTTTCGGTTGGCTTTATGATTGATGATATTCAAACAGTTATTATTAATAAAATCATAAAAATCAGTGGACTTGCTCTTATCGTCATACTCCTGGGAGTCGTTGGTGGAATTGCATTAACGAGGAACATTCGAAAAGATACATTAGGACTTGAGCCGCATGAAATTGCCTCCCTATTCCGGGATCGACATGCCATCTTACTTTCCATTGACGAGGGAATAATTGCGATGGACCAAGAAGGGGAAATTTCGATGATGAACCCTTCTGCACAACGGATACTAGGTTTATCAAAGGATTGCAGAAATAAAAAGATTGAAGATGTAATTCCGAATACACAAATGTACAATGTTTTAAAGTCAGGGGAAAAAGATCAGAACGTTGAAATGATTTTACGAAACCGAAATGTGATCGTTAACCGTACGCCGATCATTGAAAATGGTAATGTTGTTGGGGTAGTAGCTAGTTTTAAAGATAAAACTGAGGTTAACGAGATGCTGAATACTCTGACAGAGGTCCGAAGCTACTCGGAGGACTTAAGGGCTCAAACGCATGAATTCACAAACAAGCTTTACGTTCTGTCAGGCTTATTACAGCTTGGTCATTATAAAGAAGCGATCGAATTCATTCAAACGGAATCGGAAGTGCATAGACACCAAAACAAGGTGTTGCTTGGGCAAATAAAAGACAGAACGGTTCAGGCTATTTTATTAGGAAAAATCGGGAAGGCGTCAGAAAAGAAGATAACGT encodes the following:
- a CDS encoding glycerol kinase, with amino-acid sequence MNNTSKVKYLSSTNLAKEMNISTKEIFERLLRSNWIDRVSEQWVLTEKGREKGGLLKSRGGRQWIGWPSSVIDELELKENNINEKFLSTTKLAEEFDVSRFRINPILSELGWIEKDRKGWITTKLGESFGGKQLEHNKTGVPYVKWPETILENKRLVETIEEIKEGSSEDKIQSNEEAGFREKFIAKHRAADGHFVRSKAEMLIDNWLYMSEIAHAYERRLPIEEEVYSDFYLPVGKVYIEYWGYENDPKYIQRKKTKLEIYQKYEFNLIELNDKDIQNLDDVLPKKLLKFGIQSY
- a CDS encoding sensor histidine kinase, which encodes MIRVSLQTKILTLITSLILFVTIIFTGIIAYIETQQTEKNMGQRALQVATTISFMPTIKNAFALEEPSSVIQPFAEEIRKRTGAEFVVVGNADGMRYSHPDAWKIGRHMVGGDNGRALIDGEYYTSKAVGSLGPSLRGKAPIFNEQGEIIGLVSVGFMIDDIQTVIINKIIKISGLALIVILLGVVGGIALTRNIRKDTLGLEPHEIASLFRDRHAILLSIDEGIIAMDQEGEISMMNPSAQRILGLSKDCRNKKIEDVIPNTQMYNVLKSGEKDQNVEMILRNRNVIVNRTPIIENGNVVGVVASFKDKTEVNEMLNTLTEVRSYSEDLRAQTHEFTNKLYVLSGLLQLGHYKEAIEFIQTESEVHRHQNKVLLGQIKDRTVQAILLGKIGKASEKKITFDIDPNTSLNQLPNHIDMFKVVTILGNLIDNAMEAVENQGEKRVVFFATDIGKDIVFDISDNGIGILEEKMEFLFQRGYSTKDMEERGFGLSIVKEIVDELEGQIEIHNQENGGAVFSVFLPKQMSDNLSKYA